Genomic segment of Canis lupus dingo isolate Sandy chromosome 9, ASM325472v2, whole genome shotgun sequence:
CCTCAGGGGTGCGCCGTGTCCTGGGGAGGTCTTGGCCCCTGGGAGGTCCTGCACCCCTGGGAGGTCCTGACCCCCCAGGTAGTCCtgccccctccctacccccaagGTCCTGACCCCCCAGGAGGTGCAGGTCTAACTTTAGGGCCAGGCCTGCCCTGGGAGGGGGGTCAGCGCCTCGTGAGACCTGTGCTGGGGGCTGGTCAGGCCTCCCTGCAGCCTGCCTGACCCCGCCCGTGTCATGCAGGTTGGTGGGGCACTTTGGGGTCCAGGAAGATCACATGGACCTGCACTCAGTGCAGGTGGAGTCCCAACTCATGGACCCTGAGCTGGAGGTCTCCATGATGACGCCCCTGGAGGATCAAGGCCTCATGAGCATTCCCACGGACTCGATGGCCCAATCCGTGACTATAGAGGACCCATCCCTGAGCAGGGCCACAGGCAGTCTGGGGGAGGGGAATTAAACAGTATTTAGTGCTTCTGCCCTGTCATCCCTGTGGGCTCCTCCCTGAGTCGCTCTGCAGCTGCATCACAGGGTGGGAAGGGGTTCATGTACACCTAGGTCATCCCCTTTATCTTGTAGGGGGAGGATGCCCAGTACCTGCACACAGCACCCACTGCCCACCCTCCAGGGCTGGGAACCACAGCCCTGGTATTTCCACCTCTTCCTGCTGTGGCCTCAGCCTAGCTCCTCCCTGCATCCTCCTGCTGCCTTGTCCCATAAAGTTGGCATGGTTTTGGGGCCCCTGtccaccctgccccaccctggaAAACCCCAGGACAGGATGTGCAACTCTGATGACTCCAGAGGGAGCAGCATTTGACAGGAGACTTGGGTTAGTGCCTGTGCCCTACCCACGCTGTCTCCTTGAGGTTCAAGGACAGTCCTTGGAGGGCCAGGTAGGGCAGACAGGACTGTGTCTCCTGCCTCAGGTGTGCCGTacccctccacctcccagcctcccccctgGGCTCAGGCCCTGGTCATGTGCTCCTGACCCCCCAATTAGCTACTGTACTGATGAGACCATCCTACATGGGGGAGCCACTGTGTGTGTGCTCAGTCCCTTTGCCGGGCAGGAGACGGGAAAGCCGAAGGGCTCACGGAGTCCCGTTGCATGCTCACCATTGATGGGTTAGGTGGGGGTGAGCGCTGTCTAGTGGCTCAGGCCTCAGGGGGCCAGGGTGGTGGGTGCCGCAGGGGAGGAGGCACAGGCTGTCTTGTCAGCACCGCCTTTGGCACGGAGTCAGAGAAGCCCAGCTCTGGGACTGGTGGCTGGCAGTGCAGGGCGCTGGCTGTCTGCCTAGCCCCCGCCCTAGGCGCGGGACTGGCCGTGGAACAGGAACTGCCGGCACTCGGCCGGAGATTTAATATTTGCAGGCGCGGCAGGGACGCACAGGCTCCACGGACGCACGGGCACCGGGCCCCTATCGCTGCCCCATGCGGAGCCCCTGCTTTGTCTCGCGGTGGCCGCCACCgatgctgctcctgctgctgtcGCCGTGGCCAGTCTGGTCCCAGTGGTCCGCCACGGCCACCTCCTCGGGAACCCCCGGCCTCCCGCACTGCCCCGAGGCGTGCGCGTGCGCGCCTGGCGGCCAGGCCAACTGCTCGGGGCGCGCTCTGCCTGCCGTGCCCGCGGGCCTGAGCCGGGGCTTGCGCGCGCTGTTGTTAGACCATAACCGTGTGCGCGCGCTGCCGCCCGGCGCCTTCGCGGGCGCTGACACGCTGCTGCGCCTGGACCTGCGCGAGAATGGGCTGCGCTGGGTGCACGCGCGGGCCTTCTGGAGCTTGGGCGCCTTGCAGCAGCTCGACCTCAGCGCCAACCAGCTGGAAGCACTGGCGCCCGGCACCTTCTCGCCCCTGAGCGCACTGCGCTCCCTCTCGCTGGCCGGCAATCGGCTGGCGCGCCTAGAGTCAGCGGCGCTGGGCGTGCTCCCGCTGCTGAACGCGCTTGACCTGCGGGACAACGAGCTGGCGGCGCTGGCACCGGGCCTCCTGGCCGGCCTGCCCGCCCTGCACGCGCTGCACCTGCGAGGCAACCCCTGGGCCTGCGGCTGCGCGTTGCGCCCGCTCTGCTCCTGGCTGCGCAGGCACCCGAGGCCGGCGCCAGGTGAGCCCTGCGGGCAGGGTGGGCGGGCTGGGCCCCACCACCGCCGCCCCGCGGCCGCCACCTGACCCTGCAACCGTGTCCCACAGAGGCCGAGACGCTGCTCTGCGTGTTGCCAGGGCGCCTGACGCTCAGCCCCTTGACTGCCCTCTCGGACGCCGCCTTCAGCCACTGCGCGCAGCCGCTTGCTCCGAGGGACCTGGCCGTGGTCTACGCGCTCGGGCCAGTCTCCTTCCTCGCCAGCCTGGCCGCCTGCCTGgcgctgggctccatgctcaccgcCTGCCGCACGCGGCGCCACTGCGCTACTGCCCTGGGCTGGCTGAAGGGCCCGCGGGACCCCGGCCCTGGGAGCCCCAACGCCTAGGCTCAGCCCTGAGCGGCCCTGGGCTGCTGTCCAGGCCTCCCCTCCTCCGTCCCCCGCCCTCCTTCACAGCCCCTGCAGGCGTCAACAACGACACAGAAATTTTCGCGACATTCCTTTAGACATCACCACTGCACACACCGGGTCAGGGGGCAGTGCGCGCCGGCCCCGGGCGGAGGGGCAGTGCGCAGCTGCGCACGGGCCGCATGGGGAAGGCACGCGCTCGACGCGGGAAGGGCTGGGCCTGTACAAATTGGCGGGCAGGGCTGAGGACAGTCCCGAGCCAGCGTGTGGGGAGGCCTATCATGGGCTGCAGGCTGGAGGAGACTGAACAGCTGGTTTAGCCCTCGGGGAGATCGCGGGAGAAGGTTGGGGGCGGAGTGGGGAGGGGCCCCGGCGCGCTCCTGGGCGGCAGCTGCCGGCTGAGGGTCCGAGGCTGCCCTCCCGGAGGTGCAGGGCTGGCTGGACCGATGAGGTCAAGCGGAGAAGGGACGTGGAGGGTAAGAAAAGGAGAGGGATGGAGCCGAGGCTGCCAGAAGCAGGCACTGGAGAAGGGCTGACCCCGCCAGTTGGGGCCTTGCACCCCCACTGGGGCGCAAGTGGTGGCTGGGGAAGATGGGGCTTCAGTCTGCTCCAAGCCCCTCCGCCCTGGGGCCAGgtcagccccctcccccactgcttagagaccccagggccctgcctctGCCGGAGTGCCCTGTGGCCCTGCCCAGCCAGCTCAGCTCTGGCCTGTCCTCAGCTGCTCTGGTCCGAGCCTCGGTCCAGCAGGGGCTGCCCGCCAGGCAGCAGGGCGGACAGACAGACGGGAGGCCCAGGGTGGGCAGTCTTGGGTGGGCGGGCTTCCCTCAGGCCTTCCCGAGCAGCAGGACCCATCAGTGTCCTTGGCCGGGCTAACTGGGCAGGTGGGCGCCTCCGGGGGCCTCACACCACGGTGCTGACCGAGGGATCTGAGAGGTTGAGCGTGCCCGTGATATCAGTGGGATGGTACTGCTGCAAAATAGAAATACACAGACAAGGCAGCCCGTTAGCCCCCATGCTCGGGGGCACGCGCAGGGCCGGGACGGGTGGACCGGCCAGCCGGCCgaccggcgggcgggcgggcacggcctgggggaggctggggggcgcTCCTCCCCCTGACCCCGTCGTGCTCCGGGACTCTGCGTGGGCCGGGCCGCTGTCccgtccatctgtctgtctgtctgcgggggaggggggcagaggagggcggGCAGGGCGTCTCAGCTCTCCCTATGACGGGCACACATCTGCAGctggccctcctccctctcaATAGCGCGTCGCGGCAGCACTGTGTCTTTTTGGTTTTGCAAAGCGCCGCGTCCACCCCCGGTGCTCTATAAATAAGAACCAACAATCAATACCCGCTGGCCCCGCTGGCCGCCAGGGACCCCAGCCCTGAGCGCCCAGTGCTGCCCTGGCCCAGACCGGCCACAGGACAGGGGCAGAGGATCTTAGCAGCCGGATCGAACCCACCCCTCCCAACAGAGcccccctcccaggcctccctccaAGCAGGCGCCCAGCCCGGAACAGGATGGGaactgggctgccctcccccGCCCAGCCCCTCCAGCTGGCAGTACCCCCAGTCACCCCTACAGGGCAGGGACAGCCCCAGATGCCACACGGTGTCAGGGCTGGCCTGGGAGATGGTCCCTGGTGCCCACAGAGGCTCGGGCAAAGAGTCTTTTGGGAATGTGTCCCCAGAAAGGCACCTCAAAGGTCTCTGAGTTGCCCCTGGACCAGCTAAGGGGCATGAGGGTTTTCTCTGGGTGGGTGGATTGTGGGGGGATCAGGAGGCCCTCACAGAGCAATTTATCACTTGTGGAACTTCTGGCCTCCTCCCTAAAGCTCTGAGGGtcccctctccccaggcctgCTGCACCACCCCTCCTCTCTGGTCTTAGATCTCCCCTAGAACCCCTGGGAGGGTCCCCTGTCCACTGTCTCTGGCCTGTGAGGCTCCAGGCCATGCTCCCCGCTCCCAGGCCCTCGCTCTTCACCCACCCCCAGGGCCACGCCCCTCCTGGGAAGTGGCCAGGCCGCACAGGCCCTCCTTGGGGCACAAGGATGGCTTCACTTTGGACTTGGGTTGTCCTGTGCCATGCCCTGTCTGTGTCCAGGAGATCCGCCCCCCCTCCAGTGTACTGAGTAGTGTGTGTGGGTAGGGAGGAGGTGCAAATCCCATTTCCAACTTGGAGCATAAGCCCTTGCAGGATGGAAGCCAAGCTGGCCTCTGGGCTGCAGGGATGCCAAGGGCAGTGCTAATGCTGggcggccccctccccaccttggaCCAGGGTGCCCCTAGTAAGGCTGGGTCCACATTAAGGGCTTTTAGTCCGAGTGTGCATATCTGGTGCGGTGACAAGCTGCCCAAGGCAGGAGACCTGTTCTGACGTCCTgtagggaggggctggagggtcAGGACCTGAGGTGTTGGTCCCCTCCCTGGACGCCTCTCCTTCCTGGGCCTCTGTGTGGGAGCCTCAGTGACTCCAGCTCTGCAGGCCATAGCTCGGCCTGGGGTGGGCTCCACCCCTTCTGCTGCCACCCAGTCCCCGCCTGACAGTCCCCTGTGGCTGGGGGCCTGTCCCAGTTTCAGGCCCCAGCCGTCCACCCAGATGGAGCCaggcccggcccccagccccggcccacACAGAGACCACATGGAAGGGATGCAACAGGCATGGCTCTGGTGAGACACGTGAGACAGGTGTCTGGGTGGCGGGGCTGGCGGCCAGACAGATGGGCGGATGGGACATCACAGCCACCCCTCCATGGATGTCGcaaggggggagagagagcagtgggCTCCTCTGGGAGAGGCTGGAGAAACGGATGTAACAGAGAGGTGGTGTGGCCTCCTGACAGGTGAGGAGTCCAGGACAGATTGGTCTGGGCTCCCAGCGGCCCTGGGCTCAGAGGCTGACTGGCTGACCAACAACATGACACAGCTTCAAGATGGCGCATGGCGTCATGGCATGGGGGGCAGACCAACGCAGAGACACATGGGGAAAGAGGACCCAGTGAGAGCCAGTGGGAGAAAGGACCAAGAAAGGTCTAGAGAGAGAGTGAAGACCTCATGTGCTGGGCAAATAGAGATGAAGGCAGAAGGACCACAGCGGTCAGAGGTGGGGTGGATGGgatggtgagggagagagggagggcacGCCTGATGCACGGGACACAGACACGGGGGCGGGGCGAGATAAGAGTCGGAGACGTGGGACTGGGCGTTCTTCCCCTTACCGTGTCTTTGGAGGACCTACGTCTCTTGAAGCTGGAAGCCAAGGTGGAGGTGATAGCCCTAAATGTGGCTTTCTTTTTAGGGTCGGGCTCTGCTCTACCACTCTTTCTATCCTAAAATGAATATGTATAAGTGATTAGACAGCTAAGGGTGGCGGCCACACCTGCCCTCGCCTGCTCCTCGGGGGCTGCTGCCCAGCCTGGCCGGCCACTCAGGCCCTCGCTCCTGCCTGCTTCCCTGTGCTGGACAGACAGACCAGCAGCCGAACATGTGCAGGCGGCCTCTATGCCTGCCTGGTCTTGGGCCTGACCTTGCTTTGCTGGGGCTGGGCTTGTGGGGGGGAGGGTCCCATCTGGCTCACTTCCTGGGGGTTCtgcctggctccctggctcctgGGTGACCCTGGATTACAGGGGTCCCAAGGAGGAGGGTCCCCCGAGCACTGGAGGAGTCGCCCCTCGGGTCCGGCCAGCCATTCTGTCCCCGGAGGGGACGCACCAAGATTCAGGAAGGGGCTgaggggccaaaggcaggtggcaaGATGAACtggagagatagatagatggagGTGGCTTCCAGACCCTGGCCTGGGGTCTGACGGCCAGGATGGCCCTGTGCCAGCCAGTGAGAGCAGTGACCAGGTCCCAAGAGCAAGAGTAGGCAGATGAGAGGTGTGGGCGCTCCAGTAACCCGTCCCCCTGTGGCCCTCCCTCTCTGAACATCAGCCTCATCCCCGGACACAGACTCTGGGGAGGTgcccagagaaagagaagagaagacgGAAGCCAGAACTGGACCACGGGGCGTGAGCCCACAGGCCCGCACAGGCCCCACTGCCTGCCTATCCCGGGTGGGCTGTGGCTACCCCACGTGCAGCCTATCTCCTGCTGGCAGCACGTTCCCACAGACACGACCTGGGGTGCCAGGCAGGGCCAGCTGGCCCAATTCAGGCTGGAGTTAGGGAGCACAGGACACAGTagggcagcaggaggggggcCCTGGAGGGTGCCGAGGAGAGGCAGGGGGCGGCGAGGGCAGAGTATGTCTTGGACTCACGTGCTACACCCAGATGAGTCCCTGTCTTACCCTGCCTCAGTTTGCCTTCCTATGGAATGGGCGCCGGCGGGCGACTCTGGAGACAGAGGGGCCAGGCAGAGGCTTGGAGCCAGGCTTTGCGGGGGGCAGCCACCTGCAGGTGGCCCCCCAGCAATGCTGCCCCTGGCCGTGGCTCCTAGCTCCAGTCCTGCCCACATGGGCTCCTGGGAGCCGGAGCCAGTGCTTCGGCCTGCGGGATGGAGGAGGGCCGGGGCCAGGCCGGGCCGTGGGCACCAGGCCTCGGAGGGTGGCCTGTCCTACCTGCAGATTCTTTCTCCACACGTTCACTGCCGCAAAGGCTAGCTGCATCTGCTTCCGGCGAGCGTCCTTGTGCCGCTTGTAGGCGATCTCGATGAAGATGAGGAAGATCCCAGCCACAATACCCCCGGCCACCAGCATGAAGACCCCTGTGGGCCAGCAGTCAGCACCTCAGCTAGCAGCTGGCCGGACTGCAGGACCCTTGGGGAGTCCCCCCAGTGTCAGCAGGGTCAttgagggaaatggggagaccGACCTGCCATGTTCTCAAAGGTGAGGGTGGCAGGGGCGTTGCTGCGAGAGTCACACTCCTGGTACCGCACCCACGTCTTGTCCAGGTCTTCCATGAAGCCATTCTCGTGGGACCTAGGAGGGAGTGGTAGGGtgggtgggggccggggtggggggcctggcccTCAGGGGCAACGGCTGTGTGCCTAGGTGGTAGGGTCTGGCTCTGGGGAGGGGTCTGGCTTGGTGGGAGCCTCTCGGAGAAAAGTGAAGGGCAGTAGGCCATGGGTGAGGCACTCACTTGAGGATGGACAGGGAGACGTTCTGTTTCCAGGGGCTGTCCTTGCGCATGCCAATACCAAAGCCTGAGCGGAAGAACAGCTCGCCGGTGGTCACTAGATCACACTTCTGTGAGGCCTCAAACTCCAGCACCGCCGAGTCCCAAATGAAGGCATGAAGCTTGCTGCGGGCAGGAGCACGGGTTATAGGCACCCGGCACAATCAGGCAGCCCTCGCCTCTGCACCTTGCACGCCTTTGTCCTGCCCACCTGGAAATCTCACCTCTGTCTTCATCCCCTGATTCCCATCCAGCCTGAACACTCTCACTTTTCTGGTAGGGGTGcatgctccttcccccaccctacCGCAgtcctccctccctcatcccacACAGCTTGGATGGCTTCAGCCTCTCTGGGGTGTGCCCCCCCAACCTGTCCAGCATGACCTGTCCCCCTCACTTGTCCCGCACGGCTTGGATAGCTTCGGCTGCACTCTCATAGTTATGCTTCTCCATGTGTCGGTACATGGTGCTCAGCTCCACCTGCCGCCGGAAGTAGATGTCCACTGAGCTCTGCTTCACAGTTGCATAGATGAACTTGTCGGAGGGATTCCTCAGCTGCAGGGTCAGAGGGCAGGGCTCACAGCTGCTCCCAGGCCCACCCAAGGCAGAGTTCCGCTGACCTcatgctccctgcccccagccagccAGGCCTCACCCGTGGGTCGTTGATGCCTGTGATGCGCTCCTCAGGCCGGTCCAGCACCAGGAAGGCAGCCAGGTTGGCAGTGTAGGAGGCCACAATGATCATGGCAAACCCGGCCCACACCATGCCCAGGATGCGCGCTGAGAAGCTTCGGGGGGCGCCTGCGGGCAGAGGACGGTCAGCTCCTggcaggcaggaaggagctgAGTGAGCTGTGGCCTGGGTGTGGCCTCACCTTCCCCAATGCCTGAGTTGAGCAGGACGCCCCAGGAGAACCACATGGCTGAAGACAGGGTCAGcgcatcttcctcctcttcttcactGTTCACCTTGAATCGGCCAAAGGGGCTGCGGGGAGCAGAGGACTGGCGGGAGAGGGCGGCAGGGGCAGCCCTGCCTCACCCGTTTCCTGCTCTGCCCAGCCTGTGGGTGGAGGTGTCAGGCCCCCGGGGCCACGCTCACCTGAAACGGTCCAGCAGGTACAGCATCACAGCCACCACGTGCACTGACAGCCCCACCAGCAGCCACAGCGTGCTCTGGAAAGGCTGCATGAACGAGTCCAGTGTGCTACGGGGGATCTCCTGGAGGGGGACAGGCGGTCAGTGCCTCTCGAGTTCACCTAGgacccgccccacccccgccaggcCCTGCCCACCTTCTTGACCAGAATGGTCAGGCCCTGGTACTTGAAGGGCTTGGAGAACTCGATGTACTGTGCCCGCTCATTGTTGATGGTCAGCGGCGCCACGATCATGTCCGCCTGCCCGCTGAGCAGCTCGCCCATCATCCCGTTCCACTCCTTCTTATTGCTGTTGTTCACCTGTGGAGTGAGACAGCCGGAAGGGCGCCAACACCGTCAGCACCGCTCCCGCGTTAGGCTCCTACCCTAGCTCCGCTCTTGGGTTCCCGCCCACCCAGACCCTGCCCAGGCCCGCGggccccacccacatcaggcCTTGCCGCAGCCCACTGACCGGTCCACATCAGATGCGCCCCAGTCCGCAGACCCGCCCACCCTGGTCCCGCCccagcccgcggccccgcccacccaggccccacccacAGAACCCGCCCACCGTGGCCctacccctctccccccagcccgcggccccgcccaccccaggCCCGGTCCCTCGCAAGACCCCGTGCACCGGGACCGTCCCTCGCGGCACGCCGCCATCCACGCGTACCCGCTCCTGAGTGCCAAACTTGCCGTCAGCCACCAGGTGCACCTCGTAGGTGAAGTTCATGGTCCGCGCCAGCTTGATGAGCAGGTCGATGCAGAAGCCGTAGCAGCACTGTGGCACTGTGTGGCGTGCTAGGGAGGCAGATGGGCCCTGACCACCGAGCTCTGGCTGCTCGGCCCCGCCGCACCCACGTCCCCCGCGACCCACACTCACGGCTGCCCGGAGACGTGTCGTTGGGCCCGGTGCAGATCACTTTCTTGACCGGGTCCCCATTGACGGTGAACTCCTCCTTGCACGTACCATCGCTCAGCGTGGGCTTGACGTACACAAAAGGCTCTTGGTGGATGGTCACAATCTGGGGGCGCCGGGGAGAAGACCCAGCCTCAGCGCCCAGACCCCCTGGATGCCCTCCAAATCCAGCTGCTGTCCCTCTGCTCAGCTCCACGTGCTCCCTGGCCACCGTCCTCAGGAGGGTCCCCAGACTGCTCGGAAGCTGTGGTCTCCTGAGACACTGGGCGGTGCTCCTCTTGGCCACATGTCTTTGGGGACTTGGCTTAGGCATCACTTGCTCCGTCGGAGCCGGCTGGAATGTCCAGTCTGCCCAGCATCTTCTCTGATTGCTCAGGGATGAAAAACCCCCTGTCCTGCACAGAGCACACCttgcctcccctccttcccctccaccccccgctGCCCACCATGAGGACAGGGGCATGTGTGACATCCACTCCGAGTCTGCACAGGACCTGGGACCAAAGGGATCACCCTGGTCTCATCTCCTGGCCCGCAGTTTCCTTGGTAGTGGGCATTGGACTGCCTAGCTgtgctcccttcctctctcctccacgGGCGCTGTTCTCTCCCAAAGTGAGCCTCTCAACCCAGGCTTATACTGCggttctctcctctccctgtcctttaggagcccagagcctggggaTGAGGAGGACAGATATGGGACCCgcagggggggggggaggctgaaTGAAACGCAAA
This window contains:
- the LRRC26 gene encoding leucine-rich repeat-containing protein 26, translated to MRSPCFVSRWPPPMLLLLLSPWPVWSQWSATATSSGTPGLPHCPEACACAPGGQANCSGRALPAVPAGLSRGLRALLLDHNRVRALPPGAFAGADTLLRLDLRENGLRWVHARAFWSLGALQQLDLSANQLEALAPGTFSPLSALRSLSLAGNRLARLESAALGVLPLLNALDLRDNELAALAPGLLAGLPALHALHLRGNPWACGCALRPLCSWLRRHPRPAPEAETLLCVLPGRLTLSPLTALSDAAFSHCAQPLAPRDLAVVYALGPVSFLASLAACLALGSMLTACRTRRHCATALGWLKGPRDPGPGSPNA